TACGGCATAAGCCTCGTTTTCTTTAGCGCGGTGCGTACGGCCGTTCGGTGCCCGGCGATTCTTATAACCGGCCAAAATTCGTTTGTTCCGACGATATGCGCCGGCTCGCCCGCGACGTGTCCGATTCTCGACAAACCTTGGCATGACAACGCAAGCGAGCCACCCTACACTTGACACACATTCGGTTCCTGCATGAATCGCGGGCAGAACGACGAATCCGAAACCACCGCTTTTTTTCCCTCAGTCACTATGCAAACGAGTATCGACAAAGGCGCTTTTCCGAGTCCGGGCGGCGCGTCGGCTTTGAGTGCGGCGAACGCCGCGCCCGTGCCAGCGCCGCGCACCGTGTACTCCGTGCTGGGCGCGATCAGCTTCTCGCATCTGCTCAACGACATGATCCAGTCGCTGATTCTGGCGATCTATCCCATGTTCAAGAGCGAGTTCGCGCTCACCTTCGGGCAGATCGGCCTGATCACGTTGACGTATCAGATCACCGCATCGCTGCTGCAACCGATCGTCGGGCTGTACACGGACAAGCACCCGAAGCCGTATTCGCTGCCGGTCGGAATGGGCTTCACGCTGTCCGGTCTCCTGCTGATGTCGATCGCGGGCAACTTCGGCACGTTGCTGATTGCGGCGGCGCTGGTGGGCTGCGGGTCGTCGGTGTTTCATCCGGAATCGTCGCGCGTGGCGCGCATGGCTTCAGGCGGCAAGCACGGCCTCGCGCAGTCGCTGTTTCAGGTGGGCGGCAACGCGGGCTCGTCGCTCGGGCCGCTGCTTGCCGCGCTCGTCGTCATTCCGCACGGCCAGCGCTCGATTGCGTGGTTCTCGGCGGCCGCGCTGCTCGCGATGGTCGTGCTCGCGAACATCGGCCGCTGGTACAAGCGTCATCCGGCGGTCAAGAAAGGTCGCGGGAAAGCGGCGCACGCGGCGCTGCCGCGCGAGAAGGTCGTGATGGCGATGAGCGTGCTCGTCCTGCTCGTCTTTTCGAAGTACTTCTACCTTGCCAGCATCACGAGCTATTTCACGTTCTATCTGATCAGCAAGTTCGGCATATCGGTGCAGGCCGCGCAGATTCACCTGTTCGTGTTCCTCGCGGCGGTCGCGGCGGGCACGATCATCGGCGGGCCGGTTGGCGACAAGGTCGGACGCAAGGCGGTGATCTGGGTATCGATTCTCGGCGTAGCGCCGTTCACCTTGCTGATGCCGTATGTGAACCTGTTCTGGACCGGCGTGCTGTCGGTGGTGATCGGGCTCGTGCTGGCGTCGGCGTTCTCGGCGATTCTTGTCTACGCGCAGGAACTGATTCCCGGCAAGGTCGGCATGGTCGCGGGCCTGTTCTTCGGCTTCGCGTTCGGCATGGGCGGCGTCGGCGCGGCGGTGCTCGGGCATCTCGCGGATGTGACGAGCATCGATTATGTGTACAAGCTGTGCGCGTTCCTTCCGTTAATCGGCGTGCTGACGGTGTTGCTGCCTAAGACGCACGACGCGAAGGCTTGAGCCTCGTGTTTCGGTAGAACGCCCGGTCATGGAAACGTGATCGGGCGTTTGTGTTTGCGGGCAGGCTCAACGACAGGTGATGACGAGCTTCCTGTAGCCATTCTCGACGATAGGCTCCTGCGCCTGACATCGGGATACGGGCGTCGAGAGCTTTTGCGAAAGCAGTATCGTGTTGCCATATCCGCACGACAGCCAGACGCCGTGCTCGTTCTCGGCGGCGACGAATCGCCAGTTGTACGACCTTTGGCCGTTGACCGTCGTGATCTCCGGCTTCAAATCATGCCGTTGCTCGGGCGGCCCGATCGTCACGACGACGTCCTGCACCGATAGCGTCGTGCGCCGTTGCTGCGGCTGCCATCCGTCCGGTGCATCGGTGACGACGGCGGGCTGCATCGTCACGCGGGCGGGGCACGCGATCTCGACGGCGCCGGCGGCGGCCGACGTCGCCAGCGATGCAGCGGCGATCACTGCACGCAGCCAATGCCTGCTGCACAATTTCACGCTCGTCCTCATTCGATGATGGAGAACGCGTCGGCGTTATTGCTCGGGTCCACGTATCTGCCGTTTTTCAGCCGGCCTTTCCGACAGATGGCGCGCGACGAGACCACCGGCTTGTTGTCCTCGTCGTTCGCCCATTGATCCATCACCCAGATGCAATGTCCGTCGCTGCGCAGGAAGAACGCTGCGTGATTGCCGTGCGCGTGGCTCCGGTATTCGCCTTTGACGAAGGTTGCGATGGCCGTGCCGACCGGGATCAACGGGGTATCCATCACCCGTGCCCCTTCCCGCAGAGCGCGGTCGCGGGCGCGTCCGCATCGTGCTTGACCAGATCGACGCACTGGTGCGATCCGACCATGTCGGTGCCTTCCAGGTTGGCTGCGTCGGAATATCGGTATGACATGGAGACCCTCCTTTGAAAAGGTCTCCTGATCGTATGCGCCACCGCATCAGGCAATATCGCCCGCGAGCGTTAAATTGCGGCATCGTTTGCGGAAGATCAATGCCGCGTGTCTGCCTCATCGCTTGCCGGATGCTTCCAGCGCCGCCCTGATCTGCGCAAGCGCGCTAGCGTCCTCGATAGTCGGCAGCTCGCCGGGATCGAGGCCTTCGGCCAGCGCGGCAATCGCGCGGCGCAGCAGCTTGCCCGATCGCGTCTTCGGCAGCATCGAGACGAAATGCACGCGCGCTGGACGCGCAATCGCGCCGAGCTGCGTATCGACCGCGTGGCACAACTCCGCTTCCATGCCTTCGCGCGCGCCCGGCGCATTAATGCGATCGGCGTCGCGCAGCACGACGAAGGCCGTGGCCGTCTGGCCTTTGAGCGCATCGGTCACGCCGACGACCGCCACTTCCGCGACCGCCGCGTGCGCCGACAACGCCTCCTCGATCTCGCGCGTGCCCAGTCGATGCCCCGCCACGTTGATCACGTCGTCGGTGCGCCCGAGTATCGACACGTAGCCGTCCTCGTCCTGCACGCCCCAGTCGAACGTCGAATAAACCATCTGATTCGGCACGCTGCGCCAGTACGTCTCGATAAAGCGCCGGTCATCGCCCCAGACCGTCTGCATGCAGCCCGGCGGCAGCGGATAGCCGAGCGTCACGACGCCCTTCTCGCCCGGCGCGCACGGCTCACCGGTCATCTCGTTGCGCAGTGTCAGGTTGAAGCCCATCGACGGCACGCCCGGCGAGCCGAGCTTCGACGGCAATTGTTCGATGCCGCGCGGTATGGCCAGCATCGGCCAGCCGGTTTCCGTCTGCCAGTAGTTGTCGATCACGGGCTTCTGCAACGCGCTCTGGATCCATTGCGCGGTGGGCTCGTCGAGCGGCTCGCCCGCCAGAAACAGCGTGCGCAGGCTCGACAGATCGTATTTCTCCATCAGCGCCGGATCCTGCTTCTTCAGGACGCGGATCGCGGTGGGCGCGGTGAACATCAGGTTGATCTTGTGCTGCTCGACGAGCCGCCACCAGATGCCGCCGTCCGGACGAACGGGCGTGCCTTCGTACATGACGGTCGTCAGTCCCGCAATCAGCGGCGCATAAATGATGTAGCTATGCCCCACGACCCAGCCGATGTCCGATGCCGTGAACATCGTGTCGCCGGCCGCGCCCTGGAAGATATGCTCCATCGACGCGGCGAGCGCGACCGCATAGCCGCCGACATCGCGCTGCACGCCCTTCGGCTTGCCCGTGGTGCCGGACGTGTAGAGCACATACGACGGCTCGTTCGATTCGAGCCATTCGCAGGGAACGTGCGCATCGAAGAATTGCTCGCGCAGCGGCTCGTACGCGACGAGATAACTCGCCTGAAGGCGCTCGGGCGCGAGCTGCCGGTCGATCAAAAGCACTTGCGGCACCTTGAATTCGGCGCGCGACAAGGCTTCGTCGACGAGCGGCGTGTAGTCGATCACCTTGCCCGCGCGCGCGCCCGCATCGGCGGTGACGATGAGCGTGGGCTCGGCATCGTCGATGCGCGCCGCGAGATTCGGCGCCGCGAAGCCGCCGAACACGACCGAATGGATCGCGCCGATGCGCGCGCACGCGAGCATCGCGAACAGCGCCTCGGGGATCATCGGCAGATAGATCAGCACGCGGTCGCCCTTCTTGACCGACAGCGAACGCATGACGGCGGCCATGCGGTTCACTTCCGCGTGCAGCTCGGCGTAGGTGTAGCGACGCTCGATGCCCGTTTCAGTCGAGACATAGACGAGCGCGTCTTGCTGCGCGCGCGAGGCGAGATGGCGATCGACCGCGTTATGGCACAGGTTCGTGCGCCCGCCGACGAACCATCGCGCGAACGGCGGGTTGCTCGCATCGAGCACCTGTTCGAACGGCGTCTGCCAATGGATGCGGCGGGCCTGTTCGGCCCAGAACGCTTCGGGCTCTTCGATCGACTGGCGATACGCTTCTCGGTAAGTCGGCATGCGCGTCCTCTGCAAGATGCAATGCGGGGCGAGTCGCGGCTTGGCGACTCGCTCCACAGCATAGAGCAGCGGGCGAACGGCTGCCTAGAGAGGGCGCGCCCTGATCGTCTCAGCGACGTGTCATCGGACGATGCGATCGACACGGTTGCGAGCGGCTTTGGGCGCATGATTGCCGAGCGCGGCGCTGATGCCGTCGGGTTCTTTGTGTCCGGGCAGTTGCGCGTGTCAGCGGTCCGCGCGTTCAGAGCGCGCGGCTGCTTGATTTGCTCGATCTGCGCGATAGCGGCGCGCTCGCCGGTGCCGCGCCGTGCCTGAGCAGGACCGGCGCGAGTTCGCCTGCCACGCGCATGCTCGATACAACGACCGTTCGCACGCCGCTGTCTTGCATGAGCGCGCGCAGCGTTTCGCGCGTCGTCGCCCGCGCCTCGATGCGCGGCTCGATCACGATGAATCCTCGGCAGTGCGCCGCCAGCGCCACGCGATGCGTGCGCAGCCACGCGGCGCGTAGAGCGAAGTCGTCGGGAGTTTCGTCGTCGCTGTGTTCCGCGACGATGACGAACGGCGTTGCGAGCGCGAGCAGCCGGCGCATCTGCGCGGACCACCCGAACGCATAGCCGGGCTTCATCGCCCGGCGTCGCACGCGTACGAGCGGGAAGCGGCTTGCGTCGAGCATGCGGGTGTCGAGGGCGTTGGGAGTATGGTCGGCGGCGATCACAGCGGCTTCGGGCTCCATTCGTTCAGGGCGGCGACGAGACTCGCCCAGCGGGAGCGGCGCGGCACGATGCGCTTCTTTCGCGCGGCGCGCGGCGGCGGGCATTCGGCGCGCGCGGGCGACGGCGCGGCGGGCGCCTCGGCCCAGGCGCGGCGGGTCGTTTCGAGAACTTTGGCGGCGTTCGCTGCAATGGCGCAGGCTGCTAGTGCATCGCGCGGTTCGGCGTGCGTTACGCCGTCGGGCTTTGGATCGTTGGTCACGTCGGGCCTCCAGTCGTGTATCCACGATGTAAGGCTCGATTGTATTGAGAATCATTCTCAATAACAAGCTTGATGTGCCAACCGCCTCAACCGCCTCACCCAGCCCGCATCAAAAACCGCGACAGCACCCCCGACGAGTACATCCCCGCAATGGCCGTCAAGAATTCCGCGAAGGACGCGGGCGCTTCGGCATCGGCCGTATCGGAAATGGTGCGGACAACGGCGCACGGCACGCCGTGCTCGTAGCAGACCTGCGCGAGCGCCGCGCCTTCCATCTCGACCGCGAGCGCATCCGGCAGCGCAGCGCGCAACGCGCTCACCGCCTCGTGGCTCGCGATGAACTTGTCGCCGCTCACCACCAGCCCGCGATGCACGCGCGGCCGCATGACGGCGAAGCGTTCGGCGAGCGCGTCGCCTTCTGTTTCGATGAACGCGACCGCCGCAGCGGCGAGCGCGTCCGACAACGCGCTGTCGGCGTCGAAATGCGTGCGCTCCAGCAGCGGCACTTCGTAACGCGGAAAAAACGGCGATGCGTCGAGATCGTGCTGAAGCAGCGCATTCGCGACGACGATATCGCCCACGCGCACATCCGCCCGCACGCCGCCCGCGACGCCGGTGAAGAGAATCGCATCGACGCCGAAGACATGGATGAGCGCGCTCGCCGTGGCGGCCGCCGCGACCTTGCCGATGCGCGCGAGCGTCACCACCACAGGCACGCCGTGCGCCTCGCCGACGTGATATTCGCGCTTGCCGAGCGTCACCGTGCGCACGTCGCCCGCGTGCCGCATGTGCGCGATCAGGTCGCCCAGTTCCTGCGGCAGCGCCGCCATGATCGCGAGCCGCTTCATTCGACGGCCTGCAGCTTGGCCACCGCCAGCGCCAGCCACTTTTCGCCGTGCCGCTTGAAGCGCACTTGCGCGCGAGCATCGCCGCCAGAACCTTCGAGCGCGGTCACGGTGCCCTCGCCGAACTTCGTGTGAAAGACGGCCTGCCCGACCTTGAAGCCGGTATCGGCCGCGCGCTGTTCGTTCGCGAACGACGGCAGCGCCGGACTCGGCGTCGATGGTCCGCCGCGTTCCTGTCCCGGCCGCGCGAACCAGTCGCGGCCCCAGCCGGCGTTGTCGGCGCGACCGCCCCAGCGCGCGCCCGCTTCAACTTTCGGCGTGAGCCATTTGAGCGAGCCCTCCGGCAGTTCGTCGAAAAAGCGGGAGCGGATGTTGTAGCGCGTCTGGCCGTGCAGCATGCGGCTCTGCGCGAACGACAGATACAGCCGCTCCTTCGCCCGCGTGATCGCGACATACGCGAGCCGCCGCTCTTCTTCGAGCCCGTCGGATTCCTGCGCGCTGTTTTCGTGCGGGAAGAGCCCTTCTTCGAGCCCGGTGATGAACACCGCCGTGAACTCCAGACCCTTCGCCGCGTGGACGGTCATCAACTGCACGGCGTCCTGTCCGGCTTGCGCCTGGTTGTCGCCCGCTTCGAGCGATGCATGC
The Caballeronia sp. M1242 DNA segment above includes these coding regions:
- a CDS encoding STY0301 family protein — its product is MKLCSRHWLRAVIAAASLATSAAAGAVEIACPARVTMQPAVVTDAPDGWQPQQRRTTLSVQDVVVTIGPPEQRHDLKPEITTVNGQRSYNWRFVAAENEHGVWLSCGYGNTILLSQKLSTPVSRCQAQEPIVENGYRKLVITCR
- a CDS encoding MFS transporter, with protein sequence MQTSIDKGAFPSPGGASALSAANAAPVPAPRTVYSVLGAISFSHLLNDMIQSLILAIYPMFKSEFALTFGQIGLITLTYQITASLLQPIVGLYTDKHPKPYSLPVGMGFTLSGLLLMSIAGNFGTLLIAAALVGCGSSVFHPESSRVARMASGGKHGLAQSLFQVGGNAGSSLGPLLAALVVIPHGQRSIAWFSAAALLAMVVLANIGRWYKRHPAVKKGRGKAAHAALPREKVVMAMSVLVLLVFSKYFYLASITSYFTFYLISKFGISVQAAQIHLFVFLAAVAAGTIIGGPVGDKVGRKAVIWVSILGVAPFTLLMPYVNLFWTGVLSVVIGLVLASAFSAILVYAQELIPGKVGMVAGLFFGFAFGMGGVGAAVLGHLADVTSIDYVYKLCAFLPLIGVLTVLLPKTHDAKA
- a CDS encoding 5'-methylthioadenosine/adenosylhomocysteine nucleosidase, which encodes MKRLAIMAALPQELGDLIAHMRHAGDVRTVTLGKREYHVGEAHGVPVVVTLARIGKVAAAATASALIHVFGVDAILFTGVAGGVRADVRVGDIVVANALLQHDLDASPFFPRYEVPLLERTHFDADSALSDALAAAAVAFIETEGDALAERFAVMRPRVHRGLVVSGDKFIASHEAVSALRAALPDALAVEMEGAALAQVCYEHGVPCAVVRTISDTADAEAPASFAEFLTAIAGMYSSGVLSRFLMRAG
- a CDS encoding propionate--CoA ligase produces the protein MPTYREAYRQSIEEPEAFWAEQARRIHWQTPFEQVLDASNPPFARWFVGGRTNLCHNAVDRHLASRAQQDALVYVSTETGIERRYTYAELHAEVNRMAAVMRSLSVKKGDRVLIYLPMIPEALFAMLACARIGAIHSVVFGGFAAPNLAARIDDAEPTLIVTADAGARAGKVIDYTPLVDEALSRAEFKVPQVLLIDRQLAPERLQASYLVAYEPLREQFFDAHVPCEWLESNEPSYVLYTSGTTGKPKGVQRDVGGYAVALAASMEHIFQGAAGDTMFTASDIGWVVGHSYIIYAPLIAGLTTVMYEGTPVRPDGGIWWRLVEQHKINLMFTAPTAIRVLKKQDPALMEKYDLSSLRTLFLAGEPLDEPTAQWIQSALQKPVIDNYWQTETGWPMLAIPRGIEQLPSKLGSPGVPSMGFNLTLRNEMTGEPCAPGEKGVVTLGYPLPPGCMQTVWGDDRRFIETYWRSVPNQMVYSTFDWGVQDEDGYVSILGRTDDVINVAGHRLGTREIEEALSAHAAVAEVAVVGVTDALKGQTATAFVVLRDADRINAPGAREGMEAELCHAVDTQLGAIARPARVHFVSMLPKTRSGKLLRRAIAALAEGLDPGELPTIEDASALAQIRAALEASGKR
- a CDS encoding BPSL0067 family protein, whose protein sequence is MDTPLIPVGTAIATFVKGEYRSHAHGNHAAFFLRSDGHCIWVMDQWANDEDNKPVVSSRAICRKGRLKNGRYVDPSNNADAFSIIE